A section of the Hirschia baltica ATCC 49814 genome encodes:
- a CDS encoding sulfatase family protein produces the protein MTRRHLMFGASALALSSCVSGTSPTSIEATLGTSPASHSNIAQKKRPNIIFIMADDLGYADVSCYGRREYKTPAIDSLAHTGVKFTQAYSNSPVCSATRTSVITGRYQYRLPVGLEEPLTFRDVGLPTTHPTLPGQLKKSGYQTALVGKWHLGALPKYGPLKSGYDHFWGVRGGSVDYFTHDSMAKQNDLWDGEVEIHETEYLTKLIGGKSIELIEKMNENEEPFFMSLHYTAPHWPWEGPEDKTESDRLKQGGPFSLLHLDGGSLETYAAMVTSMDNQIGRLLNKLDELGITEETLIVFTSDNGGERFSDTWPFSGIKTELLEGGLRVPLIIRWPGITKANTTSDQVSMSMDLMPTLLKAGQAAPHPDFPLDGIDLTEALVSERTSTRQIYFRYSNLDQQATRDGDWKYLKIADNTYLFNVANDPKERANLKISHPEIYQRLVQQYEDWNSTMLPLDPQANTHGYNGLMLADHFNPDN, from the coding sequence ATGACCCGTAGACACTTAATGTTTGGAGCCTCCGCGTTAGCACTTTCAAGCTGCGTCTCAGGCACAAGCCCAACTTCCATTGAAGCAACTTTAGGCACCTCCCCAGCTTCACACTCAAATATTGCGCAAAAGAAACGCCCGAACATTATCTTTATTATGGCCGACGACCTCGGATATGCTGATGTTTCTTGCTATGGACGCCGCGAATACAAAACCCCAGCGATAGACTCCCTCGCTCATACCGGTGTAAAATTTACACAAGCCTACTCAAACTCCCCCGTCTGCTCAGCCACTAGAACATCCGTCATCACAGGACGATACCAATACAGACTACCGGTAGGACTTGAAGAACCTCTTACTTTTCGGGATGTTGGCCTACCAACGACACACCCAACCCTTCCAGGACAACTAAAAAAGAGCGGATATCAAACCGCGCTTGTGGGAAAGTGGCACCTAGGTGCACTCCCCAAATATGGACCACTCAAAAGCGGTTACGATCACTTCTGGGGTGTGAGGGGCGGCTCTGTAGACTATTTCACGCACGATTCAATGGCAAAACAAAACGACTTATGGGACGGTGAAGTAGAAATTCACGAAACAGAATATCTCACCAAATTAATTGGCGGAAAATCTATAGAGCTAATTGAAAAAATGAATGAAAATGAAGAACCATTCTTCATGAGCCTACACTATACTGCACCGCATTGGCCTTGGGAAGGACCAGAAGATAAAACAGAATCCGACAGACTGAAACAAGGCGGCCCGTTCAGCCTACTTCATCTTGATGGCGGAAGCCTGGAAACCTATGCCGCCATGGTTACATCAATGGATAACCAAATCGGACGCTTACTCAACAAACTCGATGAATTGGGCATTACCGAAGAGACGCTAATTGTATTCACATCAGACAATGGCGGAGAACGCTTCTCAGACACATGGCCCTTCAGCGGCATAAAAACTGAACTATTGGAAGGCGGACTTCGCGTACCACTTATCATTCGTTGGCCAGGTATCACCAAAGCAAACACAACTTCAGATCAAGTCAGCATGAGCATGGACCTTATGCCTACTCTTCTAAAAGCAGGACAAGCAGCACCCCATCCAGATTTCCCATTAGATGGAATAGATTTAACAGAAGCCCTCGTTTCAGAGCGCACTTCGACAAGACAAATTTACTTCAGATACAGCAATCTAGACCAACAAGCCACCCGGGATGGCGACTGGAAATACCTAAAGATTGCAGACAACACATATCTTTTTAATGTTGCAAACGACCCCAAAGAACGCGCCAACCTCAAGATCAGTCACCCGGAAATCTACCAGCGGCTCGTGCAGCAATATGAAGACTGGAATTCCACCATGCTGCCACTGGACCCACAAGCAAACACCCATGGCTACAACGGATTAATGCTCGCCGACCACTTTAACCCTGACAACTAG
- a CDS encoding alpha/beta hydrolase, which translates to MIQNNKTAPYKYKEKLVDLGEIKMNYIVAGADVSPALLLIPGQTESWWGFEAAIEKLESNFQVFAIDLRGQGKSTQTPGRYSLNLMGNDLVRFISLVIKRPVIVSGNSSGGLLAAWLSAYAMPNQIRAIHCEDAPFFTAEKAPLYGHAIQQAAGPIFSLMSKFLGDQWSINNWEGLKAAQAKDTHPANKMISQVEQPPQHLKEYDPEWGRAFIEGKFNLNSPHHTLLSDIKTPMLYTHHMRFEDPQTGLLIGATSDFQASKIKEIALKTGNSFELIDAPDAFHSMHEADPQRFVDILTSWIERLNLQ; encoded by the coding sequence ATGATACAAAACAACAAAACCGCCCCCTACAAATACAAAGAAAAACTTGTAGATCTCGGCGAAATAAAAATGAATTACATCGTGGCAGGGGCAGACGTTTCCCCTGCACTCCTCCTTATTCCTGGACAAACTGAATCATGGTGGGGATTTGAGGCTGCTATAGAAAAACTCGAGTCAAATTTTCAGGTTTTTGCGATAGACCTACGCGGCCAAGGCAAAAGCACACAAACTCCGGGACGTTATTCATTGAACCTCATGGGTAACGATCTTGTACGCTTCATTTCTCTCGTAATTAAACGTCCAGTGATCGTCAGCGGCAACTCATCTGGCGGCCTCCTAGCCGCGTGGCTATCAGCCTACGCCATGCCTAACCAAATTCGGGCTATACACTGTGAAGATGCACCTTTTTTTACCGCAGAAAAAGCTCCACTTTACGGCCATGCCATCCAACAAGCGGCAGGCCCAATCTTTTCACTGATGAGCAAATTTCTAGGAGATCAGTGGAGCATAAACAACTGGGAAGGATTGAAGGCAGCACAAGCTAAAGACACTCACCCTGCCAACAAAATGATCTCTCAAGTTGAGCAGCCCCCTCAACACCTAAAAGAATACGATCCAGAATGGGGACGAGCATTTATAGAGGGAAAGTTCAACTTAAACAGCCCACACCACACCCTTTTATCTGACATAAAAACACCAATGCTATACACACACCACATGCGGTTCGAGGACCCCCAAACCGGCCTATTAATTGGAGCTACCTCAGATTTTCAAGCATCAAAAATTAAGGAAATAGCACTCAAAACCGGTAATAGTTTTGAACTAATCGATGCACCCGATGCATTTCACTCGATGCATGAAGCAGACCCCCAAAGATTTGTGGATATCCTAACAAGCTGGATAGAGCGACTGAACCTTCAATAG
- a CDS encoding TetR/AcrR family transcriptional regulator → MDTHQTESPEARPLVKTDRRWVKNHTTLLAIGIELISQKGVENITIDLIIQKAGVSKQTFSNHFLDLEALIKEVWHDSIQLIENKVTAANAHTTDPAERIARGIAVYAQLAISTPDRIGFLVRYWFNSPASDLRNQGLETDLSSGLISGRFKFSDVESALLFILGGAGAMIRRILEAKSENEAVGITQEVLTLMMKAIGLNTQDSLLVATKATEEIVRSKTIP, encoded by the coding sequence ATGGACACCCATCAAACAGAATCCCCAGAAGCACGTCCGCTTGTAAAAACTGATCGACGTTGGGTCAAAAACCACACTACGCTCCTAGCGATTGGAATAGAACTCATTAGCCAAAAGGGGGTCGAAAACATAACTATCGACCTAATCATTCAAAAGGCGGGCGTCTCCAAACAAACATTCAGCAATCACTTCCTTGATTTAGAGGCGCTTATAAAAGAAGTGTGGCATGATTCAATTCAACTCATAGAAAATAAAGTTACTGCAGCTAACGCACACACTACAGATCCGGCCGAAAGGATCGCGCGCGGCATCGCAGTGTACGCACAATTAGCTATTAGCACACCAGATAGAATAGGCTTCCTTGTTCGGTATTGGTTTAACTCACCAGCCTCAGATCTCCGCAATCAAGGCCTAGAAACAGACCTATCTTCAGGGTTAATATCTGGCCGCTTCAAATTTTCGGATGTAGAAAGCGCCCTTCTATTTATTTTGGGCGGAGCTGGAGCAATGATCCGGAGAATTCTAGAGGCAAAGAGCGAGAATGAAGCGGTAGGTATCACTCAGGAGGTCTTAACTTTGATGATGAAAGCAATCGGGCTAAACACCCAAGACTCACTACTCGTCGCCACCAAAGCGACCGAAGAAATTGTTCGTTCAAAAACAATCCCCTAA
- a CDS encoding amidohydrolase family protein: MSKITRRTVVNGAGAAVMASAAGAKAGGAVVRGMIDVHAHFLPPIYKEVLARAGLTALDGGMPIPEWSEEAALGVMDSAGISGALLSVSSPFLTFLSSSEEKKVCRQVNIAGADIRTRHPDRFGVLSILPLQDIQMAREELVFCLDELGVDGVALPTNVDGLYLGNKKFEPLFSVLNERGVTCFVHPTSPCCFEAFNLGLPAPMLEFPFETTRTMVDLVLSRRLSQYPNIEFIVSHAGGVLPFLSQRIAGIGQLPALGQKQMSAFETMSAMSKFNYDLALSATGVQFSALKSVAPVTNILFGSDYPFTPEPIVKMSAAAIGELPMSADEMSMVRYSNAARLFPRFAKRCCH, from the coding sequence GTGAGCAAAATAACACGGCGGACAGTCGTTAATGGAGCGGGGGCTGCTGTGATGGCATCAGCGGCGGGGGCAAAAGCTGGGGGAGCCGTAGTGCGTGGTATGATAGATGTTCATGCGCATTTTTTGCCACCAATTTACAAGGAAGTACTTGCTAGGGCTGGTTTGACAGCGCTGGATGGTGGCATGCCTATTCCTGAATGGTCCGAAGAGGCTGCATTGGGAGTTATGGATAGTGCAGGGATATCGGGCGCATTGCTTTCTGTATCGTCACCGTTTTTAACCTTTTTATCTTCATCGGAAGAAAAAAAGGTCTGCCGGCAGGTTAATATAGCTGGCGCTGACATTCGAACGCGACACCCGGATAGGTTTGGGGTGCTTTCAATATTGCCTCTTCAAGACATTCAAATGGCGAGAGAAGAGCTTGTGTTTTGTCTTGATGAGCTTGGGGTCGATGGAGTTGCGTTGCCCACAAATGTTGACGGTCTGTATCTGGGGAATAAGAAATTTGAGCCGTTGTTTTCAGTGTTGAATGAACGTGGCGTGACTTGTTTTGTGCATCCAACTTCTCCATGCTGTTTTGAAGCTTTCAATCTGGGTTTGCCGGCACCAATGTTGGAATTTCCGTTCGAGACAACGCGTACAATGGTTGATTTGGTGCTTTCAAGACGGCTCTCTCAATATCCAAATATTGAATTCATCGTCTCGCATGCGGGAGGCGTGCTGCCCTTTCTTTCTCAAAGGATAGCGGGAATTGGGCAGTTGCCCGCATTGGGTCAAAAGCAGATGTCGGCATTTGAAACTATGTCGGCAATGTCTAAGTTTAATTATGATTTGGCGCTTTCAGCAACTGGAGTGCAATTTTCTGCGCTAAAGTCGGTTGCTCCAGTCACTAATATACTCTTTGGGTCAGATTACCCCTTTACGCCAGAACCAATTGTTAAAATGTCAGCTGCCGCTATTGGTGAGCTTCCAATGTCGGCAGATGAAATGAGCATGGTGCGATATAGCAATGCTGCCCGCCTGTTTCCTAGGTTTGCGAAACGGTGTTGTCATTAG
- a CDS encoding TetR/AcrR family transcriptional regulator, which yields MKKRTFSKRGETRSALVAAGHRIFSKFPVDAVSIDDIVLEAGVSKGSFYNHFQEKSDVLHAVRDEIREKIMARVNEVNDCVEDPAVRVARALSVYFRFVIDEPQYVSIVLQLDAHNSNSITTHVNRGTFADARAGVSQGRFTIPSAQSAAAFIVGAGYAGMVNMINDQNVSSVTSLGRHLIMMVLRGLGIETEEASSISAVAIEQIVRGKSNREQNNTADSR from the coding sequence TTGAAAAAAAGAACGTTTTCTAAACGAGGAGAAACGCGGTCCGCTCTGGTGGCTGCGGGACATAGAATTTTCTCTAAATTCCCAGTTGATGCAGTGTCTATTGATGACATTGTCTTGGAGGCGGGGGTTTCTAAGGGGAGTTTTTACAACCATTTTCAAGAAAAAAGTGATGTTTTACATGCTGTTAGAGATGAGATTCGTGAAAAAATTATGGCCCGTGTAAATGAAGTCAATGATTGCGTTGAGGATCCGGCTGTTAGAGTTGCGCGGGCATTGAGTGTGTATTTTAGGTTTGTAATTGATGAGCCTCAGTATGTTTCGATTGTTCTCCAGTTGGATGCTCATAATAGCAACTCGATAACGACTCATGTGAATCGTGGCACGTTTGCTGATGCTAGAGCTGGGGTTTCTCAGGGGCGTTTTACTATCCCTTCAGCTCAAAGTGCAGCTGCTTTTATTGTTGGGGCAGGTTATGCGGGGATGGTGAATATGATTAATGACCAAAACGTCAGCTCCGTAACGTCTCTTGGACGTCATCTCATAATGATGGTTTTGCGAGGGTTGGGAATTGAGACAGAAGAAGCTTCCTCAATCTCGGCTGTCGCGATTGAGCAAATTGTAAGAGGTAAAAGTAATCGTGAGCAAAATAACACGGCGGACAGTCGTTAA
- a CDS encoding TonB-dependent receptor, with the protein MDFKILSSTVSVFAVIIAQSGMSAAMAQTETTPEAPHTTETSPTIEESSDTRLETVYVTATKRNESAQDIPIAINVVDGNLLASKGVGSLLQIEDLAPGVQLVRSPTGKSRTGVTIRGLGSSPGTSLFESSVSLFVDGVYAPRSREFTSALFDVERIEVIKGTQAALLGKNTSAGAINVIPRKPSDEFSAELTSSYEFELESTSLVGTTDIPLSDTLKLRVATQLTDQGGWTENIISGEKATAMEDFSIRSVLVYEPTHNIDFTLLAQTSQTDLSGTPAEIVVTSPLANALQAANGYPNTPDGELNRKNANGLNYPGEPATENLKNDRLQLTANFNIGEHTLTSVSGWSAYQTEGTVDADGLAGNYLYQEDNEKSGQFLQEIRLVSPSHEKFDYVIGGMYFDNLLKANIFTDVEYPFGPAPGVNIAGAYLTNFNQKTDAWSIFGQGTYQVSDRFRTIAGMRYTDENKSFTTSRTLIRPGLYSLVVFPPTPEIILERSEDNFDYSGALQYDVADTIMTYLSYGKGTKAGGFTDSASNLANSEFDAETAKTLEAGMKWNGAGWQMNTAAFKTEIDGFQVVTFDGSRFVVSNTDLESTGFEIEGFWQATNNLRVMANTTFAEARNRATGNRIPNAPDNTGSIGIDYNRDINSKLTLNANGSLDWRSDVTYQQDPDAAVRGENFTTLNLSIGIAAPEKNWELSLIGRNLTNENSASFAYPTPFVGSSSATSEMPRTIALQAKFSY; encoded by the coding sequence ATGGACTTTAAAATACTTTCATCGACGGTATCCGTTTTCGCAGTCATCATAGCGCAATCAGGAATGTCTGCGGCAATGGCACAAACGGAAACCACACCAGAAGCACCACACACAACGGAGACATCGCCAACTATCGAAGAAAGCAGCGATACCCGCTTAGAAACTGTCTACGTCACCGCCACCAAAAGAAATGAAAGTGCGCAAGACATTCCAATCGCAATAAACGTTGTTGACGGCAACCTTCTTGCAAGCAAAGGAGTTGGCTCGCTTTTACAAATTGAAGACCTAGCACCTGGCGTACAATTAGTTCGCTCACCCACAGGAAAATCAAGAACCGGAGTAACAATACGTGGATTAGGCTCATCACCCGGTACATCTTTGTTCGAAAGCTCAGTCAGCCTATTTGTGGATGGCGTCTATGCGCCAAGAAGCAGAGAATTTACTTCAGCCCTCTTCGATGTGGAGCGAATTGAAGTCATCAAAGGCACACAAGCAGCCTTACTTGGGAAAAACACTAGCGCCGGCGCAATAAATGTCATCCCCCGCAAACCAAGCGACGAATTCAGCGCTGAACTTACAAGCTCCTACGAGTTCGAACTTGAATCAACATCCCTGGTCGGCACAACCGACATTCCACTATCAGACACACTAAAACTCCGTGTCGCCACACAGCTCACAGACCAAGGCGGGTGGACAGAGAATATAATTAGCGGCGAGAAAGCTACAGCGATGGAAGATTTCTCCATTCGCAGCGTCCTCGTCTACGAACCCACACACAACATTGACTTCACACTACTAGCCCAAACATCTCAAACAGACCTATCGGGCACGCCCGCTGAAATTGTCGTAACATCACCGCTAGCAAACGCCTTACAAGCAGCAAACGGATACCCCAACACACCAGATGGTGAACTAAATAGAAAAAATGCAAACGGCCTAAACTACCCCGGTGAACCTGCAACTGAAAACCTAAAAAATGACCGATTGCAACTCACCGCCAATTTCAATATAGGCGAGCACACACTCACCTCTGTCTCAGGCTGGTCGGCATACCAAACAGAAGGCACAGTTGACGCAGACGGCCTTGCTGGAAACTACCTCTACCAAGAAGACAATGAAAAAAGTGGCCAATTCCTTCAAGAAATACGACTAGTATCGCCATCTCATGAAAAATTCGACTATGTCATAGGCGGCATGTATTTCGACAACCTTCTAAAAGCAAATATCTTCACTGACGTAGAATACCCTTTTGGACCAGCACCAGGCGTCAACATTGCCGGTGCATATTTGACAAATTTCAATCAAAAAACAGATGCTTGGTCCATTTTTGGGCAAGGGACCTACCAAGTATCAGACAGATTCCGCACGATAGCAGGCATGAGATACACCGATGAAAACAAGAGTTTCACAACCTCGCGCACACTCATAAGACCAGGGCTCTATAGTTTAGTCGTTTTCCCACCTACACCAGAAATCATTCTAGAAAGAAGCGAAGACAATTTCGATTACTCTGGCGCACTTCAATACGATGTAGCTGATACCATAATGACATATTTATCCTATGGCAAAGGCACAAAAGCGGGTGGCTTCACAGATTCAGCATCAAATTTAGCAAATTCAGAATTTGATGCTGAAACAGCAAAAACATTAGAAGCTGGGATGAAATGGAATGGCGCAGGGTGGCAAATGAACACCGCCGCCTTCAAAACCGAAATAGATGGCTTTCAAGTTGTCACTTTTGACGGATCACGATTTGTTGTCAGCAACACAGATTTAGAGAGTACCGGATTCGAAATTGAAGGTTTCTGGCAAGCCACCAACAATCTTCGAGTAATGGCCAATACAACATTTGCAGAAGCGCGAAATAGAGCAACTGGAAATAGAATTCCTAATGCACCAGACAACACAGGCTCAATCGGAATTGACTATAACCGTGATATTAATAGCAAATTGACTTTGAATGCGAACGGCTCACTAGATTGGCGCTCTGACGTTACCTATCAACAAGACCCCGATGCAGCAGTGCGTGGAGAAAATTTTACCACCCTCAACCTATCAATAGGCATTGCAGCACCAGAAAAAAATTGGGAGTTAAGCCTAATTGGCCGCAACCTAACAAATGAAAATTCAGCATCATTCGCATACCCAACACCCTTTGTTGGTTCATCTAGCGCAACATCAGAAATGCCGCGAACGATCGCACTACAGGCCAAATTTTCTTACTAA
- a CDS encoding bifunctional 3-(3-hydroxy-phenyl)propionate/3-hydroxycinnamic acid hydroxylase, with the protein MSGCNEYDVIVIGAGPTGMTLALFLAQNGVKTLVLDKEEDVYPLPRAAHIDHEIMRIFQDLGVADVVESTCRSSKTYDFVTGDGRMLMQFDGLDAIGPGGWPVGNMIHQPSIERILRDAASKNSNLDLWTNCEFEAFFENDSGVAVVLKSGEKSVRLSASFLVGADGARSSVRRQAGIEQEDLNFDEPWLVVDAIVHDFDRLPKVNLQICDPERPTSCVLMGSGRHRWEFMLKPDEVPEEMARDSVVAGLLEPWGVEGAVEIERTAVYRFNAKVAKSWRKARVFLAGDAAHLTPPFAGQGMCAGIRDAANLAWKLVQFLKFGASDGLLETYQNERDAHARGYIQLAIAMGQTVCMTDIAKAEARDADMLAARAERRLLAPPPPLHLKAGFLSDSVAAGHYFPQFRLEGSCVVRLDEILGGGARMITRDVVGVIDDTYITIKSILDPALKPFHQLLLGWLDLHEVNAVLIRPDHYVFGTGEPASLVEDWKTRL; encoded by the coding sequence GTGTCTGGTTGTAACGAGTATGATGTTATCGTGATTGGTGCGGGGCCAACCGGTATGACTTTGGCGCTTTTTCTTGCTCAAAATGGTGTAAAAACACTTGTGTTGGATAAGGAAGAAGATGTTTATCCACTGCCCCGTGCGGCTCATATTGATCATGAAATTATGAGAATATTTCAAGACCTTGGGGTAGCAGATGTAGTGGAAAGTACATGTCGGTCATCTAAGACATATGATTTTGTAACCGGCGACGGCCGTATGCTAATGCAATTTGATGGTTTAGATGCTATCGGGCCTGGCGGTTGGCCTGTGGGCAATATGATACATCAGCCTTCAATCGAGCGAATTCTGAGAGATGCGGCATCTAAGAATTCAAATCTTGATTTGTGGACAAATTGTGAGTTTGAAGCATTTTTTGAAAATGACAGCGGTGTTGCGGTTGTTCTCAAGTCGGGAGAGAAGTCTGTTAGGTTGTCGGCGAGCTTTCTGGTGGGTGCTGATGGTGCTCGCAGTTCAGTGCGTCGTCAGGCTGGAATAGAGCAGGAAGATTTAAATTTCGATGAGCCGTGGCTGGTGGTTGATGCTATCGTTCACGACTTCGATCGTCTGCCTAAAGTGAATTTACAGATTTGTGATCCAGAGCGGCCAACCAGTTGTGTGTTGATGGGATCGGGACGTCATCGGTGGGAGTTTATGTTGAAACCGGATGAGGTGCCTGAGGAGATGGCTCGTGACTCTGTGGTCGCAGGGCTTTTGGAGCCGTGGGGTGTTGAGGGCGCTGTTGAGATAGAGCGTACAGCGGTATATCGTTTTAATGCGAAAGTAGCTAAGAGTTGGCGTAAGGCTAGGGTCTTTTTGGCGGGAGATGCTGCTCATTTGACGCCTCCATTTGCTGGGCAAGGAATGTGTGCAGGTATAAGGGATGCGGCCAATTTAGCTTGGAAGCTGGTGCAATTTCTCAAGTTTGGTGCCTCTGATGGATTATTGGAGACTTACCAGAATGAGCGCGATGCGCATGCGCGGGGGTATATTCAGCTAGCAATCGCTATGGGGCAGACCGTTTGTATGACTGATATTGCCAAAGCAGAAGCACGTGATGCCGATATGTTGGCTGCTAGGGCCGAAAGGCGATTGCTTGCGCCTCCGCCGCCTTTGCATTTGAAGGCAGGTTTTTTATCCGACTCTGTGGCTGCTGGTCATTATTTCCCGCAATTCAGGTTGGAGGGGAGTTGTGTTGTCAGGTTGGATGAGATTCTGGGAGGGGGGGCGCGTATGATTACGAGAGACGTTGTTGGGGTAATAGATGATACGTATATAACGATAAAGTCTATTCTGGATCCCGCATTGAAGCCGTTTCATCAATTATTGTTGGGTTGGCTTGATTTGCATGAGGTCAATGCTGTTCTGATTCGTCCTGATCACTATGTTTTTGGGACGGGTGAGCCGGCAAGCTTGGTCGAAGATTGGAAAACACGTCTGTGA